From Desmodus rotundus isolate HL8 chromosome 10, HLdesRot8A.1, whole genome shotgun sequence, one genomic window encodes:
- the RCCD1 gene encoding RCC1 domain-containing protein 1 isoform X6, whose product MAEERRGSWFGFGFCGFGQALGSGRGRQVQSPEPLRAPGAGADVCRVSASWSYTAFLSRAGQVRLSGSARGSADGCRDAWASETLLVVLRDGRGPGHGSELQAWAPGSALCGEPLWFQTVVPEAQREDEAGDDPRAGPLPLLPGARAYMSPLPPLYRPLARELRARRLELGTEHALLLDEAGQVYSWGGGRHGQLGHGTLAAEPEPRLLEALQGLPVAEVAAGGWHSVCVSETGDVYTWGWNESGQLALPTKSLAEDRETVTGKTTGLDEHGPEMTGTAGAESGASAPFIAVQPFPALLDLPLGSDAVKASCGSRHTAVVTRAGELYTWGWVLPSDPLRTAAENTVSD is encoded by the exons ATGGCCGAGGAGCGCCGCGGGTCCTGGTTTGGCTTCGGTTTCTGTGGCTTCGGGCAGGCGCTGGGGTCGGGCCGCGGGCGGCAAGTGCAGAGCCCCGAGCCGCTGCGCGCGCCGGGCGCTGGCGCAGACGTCTGCCGCGTGAGCGCCAGCTGGAGCTACACCGCGTTCTTGAGCC GTGCCGGCCAGGTGCGGCTGTCCGGCTCGGCCCGTGGCTCGGCGGACGGCTGCCGAGATGCGTGGGCCTCAGAGACGCTCCTCGTGGTGCTGCGCGACGGGCGGGGGCCTGGGCATGGGTCTGAGCTGCAGGCCTGGGCGCCCGGCTCGGCTCTGTGCGGGGAGCCCCTGTGGTTTCAGACCGTGGTGCCGGAGGCCCAGCGGGAAGACGAGGCGGGCGACGATCCCCGGGCGGGGCCGCTGCCCTTGCTGCCCGGAGCCCGCGCCTACATGAGCCCGCTGCCACCCCTCTACCGGCCTCTGGCCCGGGAGCTGCGAGCGCGTCGGCTGGAGCTGGGCACGGAGCACGCGCTGCTGCTGGACGAGGCTGGCCAGGTGTActcctggggcgggggcag GCATGGACAGCTGGGCCACGGGACTCTGGCAGCAGAGCCGGAGCCCCGGCTGTTGGAGGCGCTGCAGGGGCTGCCCGTGGCTGAGGTGGCGGCCGGTGGCTGGCACTCGGTGTGTGTGAGCG AGACTGGGGACGTTTATACCTGGGGCTGGAATGAATCAGGgcagctggccctgcccaccAAGAGCCTGGCGGAGGACAGAGAGACAGTCACAGGGAAAA CCACAGGACTGGATGAACATGGTCCTGAAATGACAGGAACAGCTGGGGCTGAGAGTGGAGCCTCTGCCCCCTTCATAGCCGTGCAGCCCTTCCCAGCATTACTGGATCTCCCCCTGGGCTCGGACGCGGTCAAGGCCAGTTGTGGGTCCCGGCACACAGCCGTGGTGACGA GAGCCGGGGAGCTGTACACCTGGGGCTGGG TTCTTCCAAGCGATCCACTTCGGACTGCAGCTGAAAACACAGTATCAG ACTGA
- the RCCD1 gene encoding RCC1 domain-containing protein 1 isoform X7 has product MAEERRGSWFGFGFCGFGQALGSGRGRQVQSPEPLRAPGAGADVCRVSASWSYTAFLSRAGQVRLSGSARGSADGCRDAWASETLLVVLRDGRGPGHGSELQAWAPGSALCGEPLWFQTVVPEAQREDEAGDDPRAGPLPLLPGARAYMSPLPPLYRPLARELRARRLELGTEHALLLDEAGQVYSWGGGRHGQLGHGTLAAEPEPRLLEALQGLPVAEVAAGGWHSVCVSETGDVYTWGWNESGQLALPTKSLAEDRETVTGKRAGELYTWGWVLPSDPLRTAAENTVSAAARKDSGYGKGSSSEARPLVSPQEIHGPPSRASTFTRLSRGVFW; this is encoded by the exons ATGGCCGAGGAGCGCCGCGGGTCCTGGTTTGGCTTCGGTTTCTGTGGCTTCGGGCAGGCGCTGGGGTCGGGCCGCGGGCGGCAAGTGCAGAGCCCCGAGCCGCTGCGCGCGCCGGGCGCTGGCGCAGACGTCTGCCGCGTGAGCGCCAGCTGGAGCTACACCGCGTTCTTGAGCC GTGCCGGCCAGGTGCGGCTGTCCGGCTCGGCCCGTGGCTCGGCGGACGGCTGCCGAGATGCGTGGGCCTCAGAGACGCTCCTCGTGGTGCTGCGCGACGGGCGGGGGCCTGGGCATGGGTCTGAGCTGCAGGCCTGGGCGCCCGGCTCGGCTCTGTGCGGGGAGCCCCTGTGGTTTCAGACCGTGGTGCCGGAGGCCCAGCGGGAAGACGAGGCGGGCGACGATCCCCGGGCGGGGCCGCTGCCCTTGCTGCCCGGAGCCCGCGCCTACATGAGCCCGCTGCCACCCCTCTACCGGCCTCTGGCCCGGGAGCTGCGAGCGCGTCGGCTGGAGCTGGGCACGGAGCACGCGCTGCTGCTGGACGAGGCTGGCCAGGTGTActcctggggcgggggcag GCATGGACAGCTGGGCCACGGGACTCTGGCAGCAGAGCCGGAGCCCCGGCTGTTGGAGGCGCTGCAGGGGCTGCCCGTGGCTGAGGTGGCGGCCGGTGGCTGGCACTCGGTGTGTGTGAGCG AGACTGGGGACGTTTATACCTGGGGCTGGAATGAATCAGGgcagctggccctgcccaccAAGAGCCTGGCGGAGGACAGAGAGACAGTCACAGGGAAAA GAGCCGGGGAGCTGTACACCTGGGGCTGGG TTCTTCCAAGCGATCCACTTCGGACTGCAGCTGAAAACACAGTATCAG CTGCAGCAAGGAAAGACAGTGGTTACGGCAAAGGCAGCAGCTCAGAGGCTCGCCCTCTGGTCTCCCCCCAAGAGATCCATGGACCGCCGAGCCGAGCAAGTACTTTTACAAGACTGAGCCGGGGTGTGTTTTGGTGA
- the RCCD1 gene encoding RCC1 domain-containing protein 1 isoform X2 — protein sequence MAEERRGSWFGFGFCGFGQALGSGRGRQVQSPEPLRAPGAGADVCRVSASWSYTAFLSRAGQVRLSGSARGSADGCRDAWASETLLVVLRDGRGPGHGSELQAWAPGSALCGEPLWFQTVVPEAQREDEAGDDPRAGPLPLLPGARAYMSPLPPLYRPLARELRARRLELGTEHALLLDEAGQVYSWGGGRHGQLGHGTLAAEPEPRLLEALQGLPVAEVAAGGWHSVCVSETGDVYTWGWNESGQLALPTKSLAEDRETVTGKRLDEHGPEMTGTAGAESGASAPFIAVQPFPALLDLPLGSDAVKASCGSRHTAVVTRAGELYTWGWVLPSDPLRTAAENTVSAAARKDSGYGKGSSSEARPLVSPQEIHGPPSRASTFTRLSRGVFW from the exons ATGGCCGAGGAGCGCCGCGGGTCCTGGTTTGGCTTCGGTTTCTGTGGCTTCGGGCAGGCGCTGGGGTCGGGCCGCGGGCGGCAAGTGCAGAGCCCCGAGCCGCTGCGCGCGCCGGGCGCTGGCGCAGACGTCTGCCGCGTGAGCGCCAGCTGGAGCTACACCGCGTTCTTGAGCC GTGCCGGCCAGGTGCGGCTGTCCGGCTCGGCCCGTGGCTCGGCGGACGGCTGCCGAGATGCGTGGGCCTCAGAGACGCTCCTCGTGGTGCTGCGCGACGGGCGGGGGCCTGGGCATGGGTCTGAGCTGCAGGCCTGGGCGCCCGGCTCGGCTCTGTGCGGGGAGCCCCTGTGGTTTCAGACCGTGGTGCCGGAGGCCCAGCGGGAAGACGAGGCGGGCGACGATCCCCGGGCGGGGCCGCTGCCCTTGCTGCCCGGAGCCCGCGCCTACATGAGCCCGCTGCCACCCCTCTACCGGCCTCTGGCCCGGGAGCTGCGAGCGCGTCGGCTGGAGCTGGGCACGGAGCACGCGCTGCTGCTGGACGAGGCTGGCCAGGTGTActcctggggcgggggcag GCATGGACAGCTGGGCCACGGGACTCTGGCAGCAGAGCCGGAGCCCCGGCTGTTGGAGGCGCTGCAGGGGCTGCCCGTGGCTGAGGTGGCGGCCGGTGGCTGGCACTCGGTGTGTGTGAGCG AGACTGGGGACGTTTATACCTGGGGCTGGAATGAATCAGGgcagctggccctgcccaccAAGAGCCTGGCGGAGGACAGAGAGACAGTCACAGGGAAAA GACTGGATGAACATGGTCCTGAAATGACAGGAACAGCTGGGGCTGAGAGTGGAGCCTCTGCCCCCTTCATAGCCGTGCAGCCCTTCCCAGCATTACTGGATCTCCCCCTGGGCTCGGACGCGGTCAAGGCCAGTTGTGGGTCCCGGCACACAGCCGTGGTGACGA GAGCCGGGGAGCTGTACACCTGGGGCTGGG TTCTTCCAAGCGATCCACTTCGGACTGCAGCTGAAAACACAGTATCAG CTGCAGCAAGGAAAGACAGTGGTTACGGCAAAGGCAGCAGCTCAGAGGCTCGCCCTCTGGTCTCCCCCCAAGAGATCCATGGACCGCCGAGCCGAGCAAGTACTTTTACAAGACTGAGCCGGGGTGTGTTTTGGTGA
- the RCCD1 gene encoding RCC1 domain-containing protein 1 isoform X4, translating into MAEERRGSWFGFGFCGFGQALGSGRGRQVQSPEPLRAPGAGADVCRVSASWSYTAFLSRAGQVRLSGSARGSADGCRDAWASETLLVVLRDGRGPGHGSELQAWAPGSALCGEPLWFQTVVPEAQREDEAGDDPRAGPLPLLPGARAYMSPLPPLYRPLARELRARRLELGTEHALLLDEAGQVYSWGGGRHGQLGHGTLAAEPEPRLLEALQGLPVAEVAAGGWHSVCVSETGDVYTWGWNESGQLALPTKSLAEDRETVTGKTTGLDEHGPEMTGTAGAESGASAPFIAVQPFPALLDLPLGSDAVKASCGSRHTAVVTILPSDPLRTAAENTVSAAARKDSGYGKGSSSEARPLVSPQEIHGPPSRASTFTRLSRGVFW; encoded by the exons ATGGCCGAGGAGCGCCGCGGGTCCTGGTTTGGCTTCGGTTTCTGTGGCTTCGGGCAGGCGCTGGGGTCGGGCCGCGGGCGGCAAGTGCAGAGCCCCGAGCCGCTGCGCGCGCCGGGCGCTGGCGCAGACGTCTGCCGCGTGAGCGCCAGCTGGAGCTACACCGCGTTCTTGAGCC GTGCCGGCCAGGTGCGGCTGTCCGGCTCGGCCCGTGGCTCGGCGGACGGCTGCCGAGATGCGTGGGCCTCAGAGACGCTCCTCGTGGTGCTGCGCGACGGGCGGGGGCCTGGGCATGGGTCTGAGCTGCAGGCCTGGGCGCCCGGCTCGGCTCTGTGCGGGGAGCCCCTGTGGTTTCAGACCGTGGTGCCGGAGGCCCAGCGGGAAGACGAGGCGGGCGACGATCCCCGGGCGGGGCCGCTGCCCTTGCTGCCCGGAGCCCGCGCCTACATGAGCCCGCTGCCACCCCTCTACCGGCCTCTGGCCCGGGAGCTGCGAGCGCGTCGGCTGGAGCTGGGCACGGAGCACGCGCTGCTGCTGGACGAGGCTGGCCAGGTGTActcctggggcgggggcag GCATGGACAGCTGGGCCACGGGACTCTGGCAGCAGAGCCGGAGCCCCGGCTGTTGGAGGCGCTGCAGGGGCTGCCCGTGGCTGAGGTGGCGGCCGGTGGCTGGCACTCGGTGTGTGTGAGCG AGACTGGGGACGTTTATACCTGGGGCTGGAATGAATCAGGgcagctggccctgcccaccAAGAGCCTGGCGGAGGACAGAGAGACAGTCACAGGGAAAA CCACAGGACTGGATGAACATGGTCCTGAAATGACAGGAACAGCTGGGGCTGAGAGTGGAGCCTCTGCCCCCTTCATAGCCGTGCAGCCCTTCCCAGCATTACTGGATCTCCCCCTGGGCTCGGACGCGGTCAAGGCCAGTTGTGGGTCCCGGCACACAGCCGTGGTGACGA TTCTTCCAAGCGATCCACTTCGGACTGCAGCTGAAAACACAGTATCAG CTGCAGCAAGGAAAGACAGTGGTTACGGCAAAGGCAGCAGCTCAGAGGCTCGCCCTCTGGTCTCCCCCCAAGAGATCCATGGACCGCCGAGCCGAGCAAGTACTTTTACAAGACTGAGCCGGGGTGTGTTTTGGTGA
- the RCCD1 gene encoding RCC1 domain-containing protein 1 isoform X1 — protein MAEERRGSWFGFGFCGFGQALGSGRGRQVQSPEPLRAPGAGADVCRVSASWSYTAFLSRAGQVRLSGSARGSADGCRDAWASETLLVVLRDGRGPGHGSELQAWAPGSALCGEPLWFQTVVPEAQREDEAGDDPRAGPLPLLPGARAYMSPLPPLYRPLARELRARRLELGTEHALLLDEAGQVYSWGGGRHGQLGHGTLAAEPEPRLLEALQGLPVAEVAAGGWHSVCVSETGDVYTWGWNESGQLALPTKSLAEDRETVTGKTTGLDEHGPEMTGTAGAESGASAPFIAVQPFPALLDLPLGSDAVKASCGSRHTAVVTRAGELYTWGWVLPSDPLRTAAENTVSAAARKDSGYGKGSSSEARPLVSPQEIHGPPSRASTFTRLSRGVFW, from the exons ATGGCCGAGGAGCGCCGCGGGTCCTGGTTTGGCTTCGGTTTCTGTGGCTTCGGGCAGGCGCTGGGGTCGGGCCGCGGGCGGCAAGTGCAGAGCCCCGAGCCGCTGCGCGCGCCGGGCGCTGGCGCAGACGTCTGCCGCGTGAGCGCCAGCTGGAGCTACACCGCGTTCTTGAGCC GTGCCGGCCAGGTGCGGCTGTCCGGCTCGGCCCGTGGCTCGGCGGACGGCTGCCGAGATGCGTGGGCCTCAGAGACGCTCCTCGTGGTGCTGCGCGACGGGCGGGGGCCTGGGCATGGGTCTGAGCTGCAGGCCTGGGCGCCCGGCTCGGCTCTGTGCGGGGAGCCCCTGTGGTTTCAGACCGTGGTGCCGGAGGCCCAGCGGGAAGACGAGGCGGGCGACGATCCCCGGGCGGGGCCGCTGCCCTTGCTGCCCGGAGCCCGCGCCTACATGAGCCCGCTGCCACCCCTCTACCGGCCTCTGGCCCGGGAGCTGCGAGCGCGTCGGCTGGAGCTGGGCACGGAGCACGCGCTGCTGCTGGACGAGGCTGGCCAGGTGTActcctggggcgggggcag GCATGGACAGCTGGGCCACGGGACTCTGGCAGCAGAGCCGGAGCCCCGGCTGTTGGAGGCGCTGCAGGGGCTGCCCGTGGCTGAGGTGGCGGCCGGTGGCTGGCACTCGGTGTGTGTGAGCG AGACTGGGGACGTTTATACCTGGGGCTGGAATGAATCAGGgcagctggccctgcccaccAAGAGCCTGGCGGAGGACAGAGAGACAGTCACAGGGAAAA CCACAGGACTGGATGAACATGGTCCTGAAATGACAGGAACAGCTGGGGCTGAGAGTGGAGCCTCTGCCCCCTTCATAGCCGTGCAGCCCTTCCCAGCATTACTGGATCTCCCCCTGGGCTCGGACGCGGTCAAGGCCAGTTGTGGGTCCCGGCACACAGCCGTGGTGACGA GAGCCGGGGAGCTGTACACCTGGGGCTGGG TTCTTCCAAGCGATCCACTTCGGACTGCAGCTGAAAACACAGTATCAG CTGCAGCAAGGAAAGACAGTGGTTACGGCAAAGGCAGCAGCTCAGAGGCTCGCCCTCTGGTCTCCCCCCAAGAGATCCATGGACCGCCGAGCCGAGCAAGTACTTTTACAAGACTGAGCCGGGGTGTGTTTTGGTGA
- the RCCD1 gene encoding RCC1 domain-containing protein 1 isoform X9, which yields MAEERRGSWFGFGFCGFGQALGSGRGRQVQSPEPLRAPGAGADVCRVSASWSYTAFLSRAGQVRLSGSARGSADGCRDAWASETLLVVLRDGRGPGHGSELQAWAPGSALCGEPLWFQTVVPEAQREDEAGDDPRAGPLPLLPGARAYMSPLPPLYRPLARELRARRLELGTEHALLLDEAGQVYSWGGGRHGQLGHGTLAAEPEPRLLEALQGLPVAEVAAGGWHSVCVSETGDVYTWGWNESGQLALPTKSLAEDRETVTGKILPSDPLRTAAENTVSAAARKDSGYGKGSSSEARPLVSPQEIHGPPSRASTFTRLSRGVFW from the exons ATGGCCGAGGAGCGCCGCGGGTCCTGGTTTGGCTTCGGTTTCTGTGGCTTCGGGCAGGCGCTGGGGTCGGGCCGCGGGCGGCAAGTGCAGAGCCCCGAGCCGCTGCGCGCGCCGGGCGCTGGCGCAGACGTCTGCCGCGTGAGCGCCAGCTGGAGCTACACCGCGTTCTTGAGCC GTGCCGGCCAGGTGCGGCTGTCCGGCTCGGCCCGTGGCTCGGCGGACGGCTGCCGAGATGCGTGGGCCTCAGAGACGCTCCTCGTGGTGCTGCGCGACGGGCGGGGGCCTGGGCATGGGTCTGAGCTGCAGGCCTGGGCGCCCGGCTCGGCTCTGTGCGGGGAGCCCCTGTGGTTTCAGACCGTGGTGCCGGAGGCCCAGCGGGAAGACGAGGCGGGCGACGATCCCCGGGCGGGGCCGCTGCCCTTGCTGCCCGGAGCCCGCGCCTACATGAGCCCGCTGCCACCCCTCTACCGGCCTCTGGCCCGGGAGCTGCGAGCGCGTCGGCTGGAGCTGGGCACGGAGCACGCGCTGCTGCTGGACGAGGCTGGCCAGGTGTActcctggggcgggggcag GCATGGACAGCTGGGCCACGGGACTCTGGCAGCAGAGCCGGAGCCCCGGCTGTTGGAGGCGCTGCAGGGGCTGCCCGTGGCTGAGGTGGCGGCCGGTGGCTGGCACTCGGTGTGTGTGAGCG AGACTGGGGACGTTTATACCTGGGGCTGGAATGAATCAGGgcagctggccctgcccaccAAGAGCCTGGCGGAGGACAGAGAGACAGTCACAGGGAAAA TTCTTCCAAGCGATCCACTTCGGACTGCAGCTGAAAACACAGTATCAG CTGCAGCAAGGAAAGACAGTGGTTACGGCAAAGGCAGCAGCTCAGAGGCTCGCCCTCTGGTCTCCCCCCAAGAGATCCATGGACCGCCGAGCCGAGCAAGTACTTTTACAAGACTGAGCCGGGGTGTGTTTTGGTGA
- the RCCD1 gene encoding RCC1 domain-containing protein 1 isoform X3: protein MAEERRGSWFGFGFCGFGQALGSGRGRQVQSPEPLRAPGAGADVCRVSASWSYTAFLSRAGQVRLSGSARGSADGCRDAWASETLLVVLRDGRGPGHGSELQAWAPGSALCGEPLWFQTVVPEAQREDEAGDDPRAGPLPLLPGARAYMSPLPPLYRPLARELRARRLELGTEHALLLDEAGQVYSWGGGRHGQLGHGTLAAEPEPRLLEALQGLPVAEVAAGGWHSVCVSETGDVYTWGWNESGQLALPTKSLAEDRETVTGKTTGLDEHGPEMTGTAGAESGASAPFIAVQPFPALLDLPLGSDAVKASCGSRHTAVVTRAGELYTWGWGKYGQLGHGDTNSWDRPCRVEYFVDKQLQVVAVSCGPWNTYTCAVQREELMSMDKGVK, encoded by the exons ATGGCCGAGGAGCGCCGCGGGTCCTGGTTTGGCTTCGGTTTCTGTGGCTTCGGGCAGGCGCTGGGGTCGGGCCGCGGGCGGCAAGTGCAGAGCCCCGAGCCGCTGCGCGCGCCGGGCGCTGGCGCAGACGTCTGCCGCGTGAGCGCCAGCTGGAGCTACACCGCGTTCTTGAGCC GTGCCGGCCAGGTGCGGCTGTCCGGCTCGGCCCGTGGCTCGGCGGACGGCTGCCGAGATGCGTGGGCCTCAGAGACGCTCCTCGTGGTGCTGCGCGACGGGCGGGGGCCTGGGCATGGGTCTGAGCTGCAGGCCTGGGCGCCCGGCTCGGCTCTGTGCGGGGAGCCCCTGTGGTTTCAGACCGTGGTGCCGGAGGCCCAGCGGGAAGACGAGGCGGGCGACGATCCCCGGGCGGGGCCGCTGCCCTTGCTGCCCGGAGCCCGCGCCTACATGAGCCCGCTGCCACCCCTCTACCGGCCTCTGGCCCGGGAGCTGCGAGCGCGTCGGCTGGAGCTGGGCACGGAGCACGCGCTGCTGCTGGACGAGGCTGGCCAGGTGTActcctggggcgggggcag GCATGGACAGCTGGGCCACGGGACTCTGGCAGCAGAGCCGGAGCCCCGGCTGTTGGAGGCGCTGCAGGGGCTGCCCGTGGCTGAGGTGGCGGCCGGTGGCTGGCACTCGGTGTGTGTGAGCG AGACTGGGGACGTTTATACCTGGGGCTGGAATGAATCAGGgcagctggccctgcccaccAAGAGCCTGGCGGAGGACAGAGAGACAGTCACAGGGAAAA CCACAGGACTGGATGAACATGGTCCTGAAATGACAGGAACAGCTGGGGCTGAGAGTGGAGCCTCTGCCCCCTTCATAGCCGTGCAGCCCTTCCCAGCATTACTGGATCTCCCCCTGGGCTCGGACGCGGTCAAGGCCAGTTGTGGGTCCCGGCACACAGCCGTGGTGACGA GAGCCGGGGAGCTGTACACCTGGGGCTGGG GTAAATACGGACAGCTGGGCCACGGGGACACCAACAGCTGGGACCGGCCCTGCCGGGTTGAATACTTTGTAGATAAGCAACTCCAGGTCGTGGCTGTGAGCTGCGGGCCCTGGAACACCTACACGTGTGCAGTGCAGAGAGAAGAGTTGATGTCTATGGACAAGGGCGTGAAATGA
- the RCCD1 gene encoding RCC1 domain-containing protein 1 isoform X8 — protein MAEERRGSWFGFGFCGFGQALGSGRGRQVQSPEPLRAPGAGADVCRVSASWSYTAFLSRAGQVRLSGSARGSADGCRDAWASETLLVVLRDGRGPGHGSELQAWAPGSALCGEPLWFQTVVPEAQREDEAGDDPRAGPLPLLPGARAYMSPLPPLYRPLARELRARRLELGTEHALLLDEAGQVYSWGGGRHGQLGHGTLAAEPEPRLLEALQGLPVAEVAAGGWHSVCVSETGDVYTWGWNESGQLALPTKSLAEDRETVTGKRAGELYTWGWGKYGQLGHGDTNSWDRPCRVEYFVDKQLQVVAVSCGPWNTYTCAVQREELMSMDKGVK, from the exons ATGGCCGAGGAGCGCCGCGGGTCCTGGTTTGGCTTCGGTTTCTGTGGCTTCGGGCAGGCGCTGGGGTCGGGCCGCGGGCGGCAAGTGCAGAGCCCCGAGCCGCTGCGCGCGCCGGGCGCTGGCGCAGACGTCTGCCGCGTGAGCGCCAGCTGGAGCTACACCGCGTTCTTGAGCC GTGCCGGCCAGGTGCGGCTGTCCGGCTCGGCCCGTGGCTCGGCGGACGGCTGCCGAGATGCGTGGGCCTCAGAGACGCTCCTCGTGGTGCTGCGCGACGGGCGGGGGCCTGGGCATGGGTCTGAGCTGCAGGCCTGGGCGCCCGGCTCGGCTCTGTGCGGGGAGCCCCTGTGGTTTCAGACCGTGGTGCCGGAGGCCCAGCGGGAAGACGAGGCGGGCGACGATCCCCGGGCGGGGCCGCTGCCCTTGCTGCCCGGAGCCCGCGCCTACATGAGCCCGCTGCCACCCCTCTACCGGCCTCTGGCCCGGGAGCTGCGAGCGCGTCGGCTGGAGCTGGGCACGGAGCACGCGCTGCTGCTGGACGAGGCTGGCCAGGTGTActcctggggcgggggcag GCATGGACAGCTGGGCCACGGGACTCTGGCAGCAGAGCCGGAGCCCCGGCTGTTGGAGGCGCTGCAGGGGCTGCCCGTGGCTGAGGTGGCGGCCGGTGGCTGGCACTCGGTGTGTGTGAGCG AGACTGGGGACGTTTATACCTGGGGCTGGAATGAATCAGGgcagctggccctgcccaccAAGAGCCTGGCGGAGGACAGAGAGACAGTCACAGGGAAAA GAGCCGGGGAGCTGTACACCTGGGGCTGGG GTAAATACGGACAGCTGGGCCACGGGGACACCAACAGCTGGGACCGGCCCTGCCGGGTTGAATACTTTGTAGATAAGCAACTCCAGGTCGTGGCTGTGAGCTGCGGGCCCTGGAACACCTACACGTGTGCAGTGCAGAGAGAAGAGTTGATGTCTATGGACAAGGGCGTGAAATGA
- the RCCD1 gene encoding RCC1 domain-containing protein 1 isoform X5, translating to MAEERRGSWFGFGFCGFGQALGSGRGRQVQSPEPLRAPGAGADVCRVSASWSYTAFLSRAGQVRLSGSARGSADGCRDAWASETLLVVLRDGRGPGHGSELQAWAPGSALCGEPLWFQTVVPEAQREDEAGDDPRAGPLPLLPGARAYMSPLPPLYRPLARELRARRLELGTEHALLLDEAGQVYSWGGGRHGQLGHGTLAAEPEPRLLEALQGLPVAEVAAGGWHSVCVSETGDVYTWGWNESGQLALPTKSLAEDRETVTGKTTGLDEHGPEMTGTAGAESGASAPFIAVQPFPALLDLPLGSDAVKASCGSRHTAVVTRAGELYTWGWGLSEWNLEQVFVKHLLLWHWVDR from the exons ATGGCCGAGGAGCGCCGCGGGTCCTGGTTTGGCTTCGGTTTCTGTGGCTTCGGGCAGGCGCTGGGGTCGGGCCGCGGGCGGCAAGTGCAGAGCCCCGAGCCGCTGCGCGCGCCGGGCGCTGGCGCAGACGTCTGCCGCGTGAGCGCCAGCTGGAGCTACACCGCGTTCTTGAGCC GTGCCGGCCAGGTGCGGCTGTCCGGCTCGGCCCGTGGCTCGGCGGACGGCTGCCGAGATGCGTGGGCCTCAGAGACGCTCCTCGTGGTGCTGCGCGACGGGCGGGGGCCTGGGCATGGGTCTGAGCTGCAGGCCTGGGCGCCCGGCTCGGCTCTGTGCGGGGAGCCCCTGTGGTTTCAGACCGTGGTGCCGGAGGCCCAGCGGGAAGACGAGGCGGGCGACGATCCCCGGGCGGGGCCGCTGCCCTTGCTGCCCGGAGCCCGCGCCTACATGAGCCCGCTGCCACCCCTCTACCGGCCTCTGGCCCGGGAGCTGCGAGCGCGTCGGCTGGAGCTGGGCACGGAGCACGCGCTGCTGCTGGACGAGGCTGGCCAGGTGTActcctggggcgggggcag GCATGGACAGCTGGGCCACGGGACTCTGGCAGCAGAGCCGGAGCCCCGGCTGTTGGAGGCGCTGCAGGGGCTGCCCGTGGCTGAGGTGGCGGCCGGTGGCTGGCACTCGGTGTGTGTGAGCG AGACTGGGGACGTTTATACCTGGGGCTGGAATGAATCAGGgcagctggccctgcccaccAAGAGCCTGGCGGAGGACAGAGAGACAGTCACAGGGAAAA CCACAGGACTGGATGAACATGGTCCTGAAATGACAGGAACAGCTGGGGCTGAGAGTGGAGCCTCTGCCCCCTTCATAGCCGTGCAGCCCTTCCCAGCATTACTGGATCTCCCCCTGGGCTCGGACGCGGTCAAGGCCAGTTGTGGGTCCCGGCACACAGCCGTGGTGACGA GAGCCGGGGAGCTGTACACCTGGGGCTGGG GTCTGTCTGAATGGAATCTTGAGCAGGTATTTGTGAAACACCTTTTGCTCTGGCACTGGGTAGACAGATAA